From Rhodamnia argentea isolate NSW1041297 chromosome 10, ASM2092103v1, whole genome shotgun sequence, a single genomic window includes:
- the LOC115749265 gene encoding secreted RxLR effector protein 161-like has product MGNDDVAIKHPKEYSHAKFWIKDLRPPLGIEIARSELGISLSQQKFIPEIISETSLSGCKPAVILVEQNITLTTTEFDIGAHSEINDPLLGDPSAYRRLVEKLIYLTMTRPDISYVVQTLSQFMQNPKESHMNAVLKVVKYLKNCPGLGILLSRDRNMEMTAYRDTDYATCPMNRRSLIGFCIKLGSSLISWKMKKQSTMSLSLAKAEYRAMAKIVSGIVWV; this is encoded by the coding sequence ATGGGAAACGATGATGTAGCAATCAAGCATCCGAAGGAGTATTCGCATGCCAAATTTTGGATTAAGGATTTACGCCCTCCTCTTGGAATTGAAATCGCTCGTTCAGAATTGGGAATCTCGCTTAGCCAGCAAAAATTTATTCCGGAGATTATATCAGAAACAAGCCTTTCGGGGTGCAAACCAGCGGTGATTCTAGTTGAGCAAAACATTACATTGACTACAACAGAATTTGATATTGGGGCACATTCCGAAATCAATGATCCATTGCTCGGTGATCCGTCCGCTTATCGAAGGTTAGTTGAGAAACTCATATACCTCACCATGACAAGGCCGGATATTTCCTATGTTGTGCAGACGCTTAGCCAATTCATGCAAAACCCAAAGGAGTCTCACATGAATGCGGTCCTGAAGGTTGTAAAGTATTTGAAGAATTGTCCAGGACTTGGGATACTTCTTTCCAGAGACCGCAACATGGAGATGACGGCTTATCGCGACACGGATTATGCCACATGTCCTATGAACCGAAGATCGCTAATAGGTTTTTGCATTAAACTCGGAAGTTCTCTAATAtcgtggaagatgaagaagcaaTCGACTATGTCTTTATCTTTAGCCAAGGCAGAATATCGAGCCATGGCCAAGATAGTCTCTGGAATAGTATGGGTATGA